The Swingsia samuiensis genome contains the following window.
CGTCCACAAATGACCGCCATCTGGTCTCCTACAAACCGTTACCGTATCTGGTTTGAGATCGAAGCTTTGGCTTGTGAGGCTATGGCTCAACAGGGAATAATTCCAGAAAGTGCAGCAAAAAATATCCGAGAAAAAGGCGATGCAGCCATGGCTGCATTTTCTGAACAAGATATTGCACGTATTGACGAGATCGAAGCAGAAACGCGCCATGACGTCATTGCGTTCCTCACATGGCTAGCAGAAAAAATTGGTCCTGATAGCCGCTTTGTGCATTTAGGCATGACCTCTTCAGATGTTCTGGATACGTGCTTCTCTGTTCAGCTTAAGCAAGCGAGTGATCTTCTGCTCGAAGATTTAGATCAAGTCTTAAGTGCACTAAAGAAACGCGCCTATGAGCATAAAAACACAGTCACCATTGGTCGTAGCCACGCTATTCATGCAGAGCCAACAAGTTTTGGTTTAAAACTAGCTGGCCATTATGCTGAGTTTGCTCGTGATCGGGAGCGTTTGCTTCAGGCTCGAAAAGAAATTGCTGTAGGCGCTATTTCAGGAGCCGTTGGCACGTATGCGCATATTGACCCAGCAATTGAAGAATATGTTGCAAATAAACTTGGCTTAGTCGCAGAAAGCGTTTCAACGCAGGTTATTCCCAGAGATCGGCACGCCGCTTTCTTTTGCACATTAGCTGTTATTGCGAGTGGGATCGAGCGCCTCGCTGTTGAGGTAAGGCATTTGCAGCGTTCAGAAGTTCGGGAAGCAGAAGAGTTTTTCCATAAAGGGCAAAAAGGCAGCTCTGCGATGCCGCATAAAAGAAACCCCGTTCTTTCTGAGAACCTCACGGGGTTAGCGCGCCTTGTTCGTTCACATGCTATCCCTGCATTGGAAAATGTCGCGCTTTGGCACGAAAGAGATATCAGTCACTCATCTGTCGAGCGGAATATTGGCCCAGATGCAACGATAGGCCTTGATTTTGCTTTGATGCGACTTGCCGGCATGATGGAAAAGCTTGTTGTTTACCCAGATCAAATGATTGCTAATCTGGAAAGCCTCGGTGGGGTAGTCCATTCTGGTGAAGTGCTTTTAACGTTGGCTCGTGCCGGTATCTCACGTGAAGACGCCTACAAAATTGTGCAGCGCAATGCGATGGCAACGTGGACAAAGCTGGGTCATCCCGATTTTAAAACGTTCAGAGAAAATCTGGAAGCAGATCCAGAAGTATCTGGCCGTGTGAGTGCGGATGTTTTGGATAAGGCTTTTGATGCGTCTCAGCATTTAGCCCAAGTCGATCGTATTTTTGATCGCGTTTTTAATTAATCTACCAATGAGAGTGCGGAAAAGATTTTCCGCACTCTCGTAGTTTTAGTTCACTAATGCTATGAACTAAAAAGTGTCGCTGGATTTGTCGTTCTTTTAAGATTTTGAACGTAACGACGTAACCCACTAAGGATTGCATATGGCCCGCCGCCGCCAGCTTTATGAAGGCAAAGCTAAAGTTCTGTTTGAAGGTCCAGAACCAGGAACACTTGTCCAATATTTCAAAGATGATGCTACCGCTGGGAATGGCGTAAAAAATGGCATCATCACCGGAAAGGGTGTTCTTAACAACCGTATCAGCGAATACCTGATGCTTAAGTTGCATGATCTAAATATTCCAACGCATTTCATTAAACGTTTGAATATGCGTGAGCAGCTGATTCGCGAAGCTGAGATCATTCCTCTTGAAGTGGTTATTCGTAATATTGCGGCTGGATCTATTGCGAAACGCTTAGGAATAGAGGAGGGAACGCGCCTTCCAAGAACAATCATTGAATACTACTATAAGAATGATTCTCTTGGTGACCCCATGGTTTCCGATGAACATATTTCAGCTTTTAATTGGGCAACCCCACAAGAGCTGGATGATATGAATGGCATGGCGCTCCGCATTAATGATTTTCTCATGGGCGTTTTCAGCAGTGTAGGCATTACGCTCGTTGATTTTAAACTAGAGTTTGGTCGCTTGTGGGAAGGGGATGAAATGAGAATCATCCTCGCTGATGAAATCTCGCCTGATAATTGTCGTTTGTGGGATAGCAAAACAAACGAGAAAATGGACAAAGACAGATTTCGTCGTGATATGGGGAAAGTGGAAGAAGCCTATCAGGAAGTGGCTCGTCGTTTAGGTATTTTAACTGAATCAAATAATGGAGACCATCAAGGTCCGGAGGCAGTACAGTGAAAGTTCGCGTTTACGTTTCGCTTAAAGATGGTGTTCTGGACCCTCAAGGAAAAGCGGTTGAACACGCCCTTGAATCACTAGGTTTTAAAGACGTTGGAGAGGTTCGGGTAAATCGTGTGGTCGAGCTGGAACTCCCAACCAACGATGCAGACCAAGCCCGTGCTCAAGGAGAGGCAATGGCTCGCGCTCTTTTAGCAAATGAAGTGATCGAAAATTTCAGCGTTGAGGTCGAATAATGAAAGCTGTTTTTGCTAAAGCTACAACTCTTTGTTTAGCTCTTTCTTTATTAGCTCCTGCTGCACATGCTCAGCGCGTTTCAAAGGTAACAGGCACAACTCTGGGTAAAATGTGTTCCAGTGATAAAGTAACTGGAACCAGCTTATGTGATGCCTACCTTGCAGGCATTATGGATAGTGAAGTTTGGTCTAAAAAATACGATACATATAAAGACGATGCGGGCGCTCCTGTTGCTTTTTGCGTCCCTACAAGTGAAACGGCCCCTCAAATTCGAAGTAAAGTTGTAAGCTGGTTACACAGCCATAATGATGCTCTTACTCAACCAGCAGGGAAAGCTGCATATCGTGCATTACATGATACTTATGCGTGTCAGGCCAATGCGGAGGGTATGAAATGAAAGCAGGAATTGTCGTTTTTCCCGGAACGAACCGGGAGCGCGACATGGGACATGCTCTCAAGTTAGTTTCTGGCCATACACCAAAAATGATATGGCATCGGGAAACTTCTCTTGGTGATGTGGATCTTGTTGTTTTACCGGGTGGCTTTAGCTTCGGAGATTACTTGAGAAGTGGTGCTATGGCCGCACACTCTCCTATCTTACGGGAAGTGAAAGCTTTCGCAGAAAAAGGTGGCTATGTTTTAGGGGTTTGTAACGGATTTCAAACTCTAACAGAAGCACATCTTCTACCAGGCGCCTTATTACGAAATGCAGGCCTGCGTTTCCTTTCGCAAGACTGTCACCTTAAAGTAGAAAATTCTTCTTCCTCGTATACGCATCATTGGAAAAAAGGAGATGTTTTTCGTGCTCCTTTGGCGCATGGTGATGGTAATTATACCGCATCTCCTGACATCTTGAAAAAGCTTGAGGAAGAAGAGCGAGTAGCTTTCCGGTATTGCCGGTCTGATGGTACTATTTCCCACGAGGATCGTGCATCAAACCCCAATGGTAGCTTAAATTCAATTGCCGGAATTCTTAGTGAAAACCGTCGCGTTTGTGGATTAATGCCTCATCCTGAAAATTTGGTTGATGCAGAAATCGGTGGCGTTGATGGACTACCCTTATTTAAAGGCCTTGTGGAGGCTCTTGTCGGATGAGCGTGACGATTGATGCCAAGCTTGCCCAATCTTTTGGGTTAACAGGCGATGAATACAATACTGTTTTAAAGATTATGGGAAGAACGCCTAGCTTTACTGAGCTTGGTATTTTTTCTGTTATGTGGTCTGAGCATTGCTCCTATAAATCTTCACGAATTCACCTAAAAACCCTTCCTACCAAAGCGCCTTGGGTTATTCATGGCCCCGGAGAAAATGCGGGGGTGGTCGATATTGGAGAAGGTTTGGCTGCGGTTTTCAAGATGGAAAGCCATAACCATCCATCCTTTATCGAGCCTTATCAAGGGGCTGCAACAGGTGTTGGTGGTATCTTGAGAGATGTGTTCACCATGGGTGCGCGTCCTATTGCCAATCTGAATGCATTACGCTTTGGTGACCCTACACATACTGGGACACGTCGCATTGTTGATGGTGTTGTCCGGGGTGTTGGTGGGTATGGAAACTGCGTTGGTGTTCCAACGGTCGGTGGCGAAGTCAATTTCCATAAGGCCTATGATGGAAATCCTCTCGTCAATGCTATGACGGTTGGAATTGCTCATAAAGATAAGATTTTCCTTTCGGCCGCCGCCGGTGTGGGTAATCCAGTTGTATATGTCGGATCAAAAACAGGTCGGGATGGCATTCATGGGGCAACCATGTCTTCCGCTGAGTTTGATGACGAAGCCGCATCCAAACGTCCAACCGTACAGGTTGGGGACCCATTCATTGAAAAATTGCTGATTGAAGCATGTTTAGAACTGATGGCTACGGATGCCATTGTGGCTATTCAAGATATGGGTGCGGCTGGTCTAACGTCTTCTGCCGTAGAGATGGCAGGCAAGGGAGGCGTTGGGATCGAACTGGATCTTGATGCAGTCCCGCAGCGTGAGCCAAATATGACGGCTTATGAGATGATGCTTTCAGAGAGCCAAGAGCGTATGCTGATGGTTCTCAAGCCAGAGCGGACGGAAGAAGCCCGAGCTATTTTCGAAAAATGGGATCTCGACTTTGCTATTATTGGGCATCTGACCGATACTGGGCATATTACGGTTAAGCATAAAGGGGCTGTAGAAGCCAATATTCCTCTGGATCCTTTGGCTGAAGCTGCTCCTTTGTATGATCGTCCTACTGTTCCATTAAATTTGGCGGGGCATATTCAACCACCGCCAGATCCTGTTGGAATTGAACACGCTTTATTAACTCTCATTGGTTGCCCGGACTTGGCTTCTAGAGCTTGGGTTTGGAATCAATATGATGCGACCGTTGGTGGCAATACAGCTCGCAAACCAGGTGCAGCAGATGCTGCGATTGTTCGTGTTGATGGAACACGTCTTGGGTTGGCGCTGACAACAGATTGTACCCCACGCTACTGCCAAGCAAACCCCAAGTCTGGTGGTGCGCAGGCTGTTGCTGAAGCATGGCGAAATATTACAGCTACTGGTGCTAAGCCGTTAGCTGTTACCGATAACCTTAATTTTGGTAATCCAGAACGCCCAGAAATTATGGCTCAAATTGCAGAAGCTATAAAAGGAATGGCTGAAGCATGTAAGGCTTTGGATTTCCCAGTCGTTAGTGGGAACGTTTCGCTTTATAACGAAACACGTTCTCCTTCTGGTCTAGCTCAAGCTATTCTTCCAACACCTGCCATTGGTGGACTAGGTGTTATTGAAGATGCGTCTAAATCTATTGGTTTAGCGATGCCAGAGGATCATGATCTGGTTCTTATCGGTGAGATTCGTGGCGAATTAGGCCAATCTTTGTGGTTGCGAGAGATTTGCCATCGTGAAGATGGCGCTCCACCATGTGTTGATTTGCATGCTGAGCGAAACAATGGTGATTTTGTAAGAGAGCAAATCCAGAAAGGCCATGTAACGGCGTGCCATGATATTGCCGATGGTGGTTTGCTCATCACCTTAGCTGAAATGGCGATGGCCGGAAATGTTGGGTGTAAATTACAGCCTCATCCTTCTGCGCTGGAGCCACATGCTTTCTGGTTTGGGGAAGACCAAGCCTGTTATGTTATCGCGACAAAACATGCGTCTGATATAATTTCGGAAGCTGAAGCAAAGCATGTCCCTGTTCGGAAGCTCGGTCACTCTGGTGGTAATGCTTTGTCACTTTCTAATGGTGTCTCTCTCAAGATAGAACGTTTACGCACCATAAATGATGCATTCTTTCCTAAGTTCATGGGAGAAGGGAATTAATCTATGCCAATGACGGTTTCCCAAATTGAACATATCATTAAAGATGCAATCCCTGATGCTCAGATTTCCATCGAAGATTTGGCGGGAGATGGAGATCATTATGCCTGCACAGTGGTCAGCGAGTCTTTTCGTGGTCTTTCGCGCGTAAAACAGCATAAGCTAGTTTATGATGCGTTTGGCTCTCGTATGGGAACAGAACTCCATGCGATGGCCTTAAAAACGGTTACCCCTTGATTCGTGGGGTGCAAACCCCATTCTAATGTGAACAATATATTTGCCTCTTATATGAGCTCGCGTTAATGACGGCACATATAAGAGGAAAAAGGATCTACTTATGCCTGAAGCAGTGTTTCAAAATATTCAAAACCTCATCGATGCAAACTCTGTGATGCTTTTCATGAAAGGGGATAAACTCTTTCCTCAATGCGGTTTTTCAGCACGTGTTGTTCAGATTTTGACGCATCTTGGTGTCTCTTTTGAAACAGCCAATGTTTTAGAGAGCCCAGAATTGAGGCAGGGAATTAAAGATTTTTCTCAATGGCCAACAGTACCTCAACTCTATGTTAAAGGAGAGTTCGTAGGGGGATGTGACATTGTCACCGATATGTATCAAAGCGGTGAACTTGAAAGTCTTTTATCTGAAAAAGGGATTGCTGTTTCTAACGGTTAATCTTTGAATAGGCCAGCAGTGTGCTTTACTGTTGGCTTTTTTATGCGCCAGAGATTTTGGCATAAATAAGTCATAATCTCTCCAAAAATGGCAAGACCTTGATTTTTTTAGAAAAATCCCTAATAAGGCTTGTTCATATTGATATTTACGGCATACTTAGCTTTATCAAAATATAGGAATGGATAAATTCAATGGCGCGGCATTGGGCAGGTAAACTCGTATTAGGCGTAATGAGCATTAGTTTATGTGTTGGGGCAGGGAAAGCCCATGCACGTTCAGCTATTACTGACTATGAAGCAAGTAAGCTTACATTTGATGCCTTAACAGCTACTCCTGTCTATCATCACCATCGTACGGCTCCACATTTCTACCGTCATACTTATGCAACGAGTAAACATGCTTTAGCTTTTGCTGCTACTGCTCATCATAGTGCTTACGTAAGAAACGTTTCTTATCGTCCTAAATATATTGCAAGTGCATCAGCTCACCATCATACACGCCACCGTCGCACCTAGTTTCGTTTAAAAAAGCCGGATTGCGTCTTCAATGTGACGCATATTCATAGCTTTATCTAAAAGGTATACATCGAATCGGATATTGGGTCTTACCCAGTCCGGTTGTTGTGTAATTGTTAGATCAAGAGCTGCTAAAAGCCGTTTTTGCTGCGTTAAAGAAAGTGCTAAAGCACTCTCTTTAAGATTTTTTCTCTGCTTAACTTCAATAGCGATTAAATACATTTCATTAGAAACAAGCAGGTCTATTTCACCGTGAGGTGTTTTTCTCCGTTGAGCAAGGATGGTGAATCCTTGCTCGATAAGATGCTGCTTAACGACTTCTTCTGCTTGTAGGCCGTCAAAGTAGGCTTGTTTTCCACGATCGGATTTATTGTATATCAAGAAATCAATCTTTTAATAAACGTGCAGCATCTAAAGCAAAATAAGTTAATATTCCGCTACAGCCAGCCCGTTTAAACGCCATAAGGCTTTCCAGAATTGTTCTGTCACGGTCAAGCCAACCTTTTTCAATAGCTCCCATTATCATCGCATACTCACCAGAGACTTGGTACGCGAATGTTGGAACGGCGAAATTATCTCGGATACGACGAATAATATCGAGATAGGGCATACCAGGTTTTACCATAATCATATCTGCGCCTTCGGCTAAGTCTTGCTCAACTTCTCGCAAAGCCTCATCTGAATTCGCTGGATTCATTTGATATGTTTTTTTATCACCCGTTAATAGCCCACCAGAACCAAGAGCATCTCGAAAAGGGCCATAAAACGCAGATGCATATTTTGCCGTATATGACATAATACGAACTGTTTCAAAATTATGTTCATCAAGCGTTTCTCGGATCGCTTGAACGCGTCCATCCATCATATCGGACGGCGCTATAATATCATTTCCAGCACGAGCTTGATTAAGTGCTTGAAGCCTCAAGACTTCAATAGATTCATCATTAAGAATGCGCCCATCCTTTATCAAACCATCATGTCCATGATCTGTATATGGATCGAGAGCGACATCCCCGATGATTCCTAAATCTGGAAAATTTTTCTTTAACAATCGAGAAGCCCGGCACATTAAATTATCTGGGTTAAGTGCTTCTGTCCCTTTGGAATCTCTTAATTCTTTTGGTGTAATAGGGAAAATGGCAACTGCCGGAATACCTAAATCAACAGCTTGTTTTACATGCTCTACTAGCAAGTCCAAACTGACACGCTCCACTCCGGGCATAGAAGCAACTTTTTGACGTTGGTTTTGCCCTTCGCAGACGAAAATAGGCCAGATCAGATTATCTACGTGTAAATGGTTTTCCTGAACAAGACGTCGTGTGAAGTTATCATGACGGTTACGTCTTAGACGAGAGAGGGGGTATGATGATACGTTTTTCATACCCCAATCATGCGCTTATCTATCTCATCTGGAAAGATGACTGTGTCGTATTCCATAGAAAAAATAAACGATACATCCAATCACAAGCCACACAATTAAGCGAAGCCACGTTAAACTATCTAATGAGAAAATTACAGCAGAGCAGGAAACCACCCCCAAAGCTGGAATAATGATTCCCCCTGGGACTTTAAAGCGTCTTGGCACATTCGGGTGCCGCCAACGCAGAACAGGGACACCGATACAAACAATAATAAAAGCCAAAAGAGTTCCAATAGAAGTCATGTTGCCGAGCACGCCGATAGGAACAGTTGCGGCAAGAACACTAGAAATAACACCAAAAATAATATGAGATGTCCAAGGTGTATGTGTTTTTTTATTTAAGCGTGCAAACACTTTAGGAAGCAATCCATCATTTGACATCGTCAAAAAAACGCGAGCTTGTCCAAGAAGAAGACCAAATAAAACGGACGTATAGCCAAGGCAAATACCAAGTTTGATAATTGTATTTAACCAAACATACCCCGTCGTATTAATGGCTGTTGCAACAGGACTAGGGTCATTGGCGAGTTCTTTATAATTCACAACGCCAGTCAGAACTAAAGAGAAGGTCGCATAAACGATAGCACAAATAATAAGACTTCCTATTATTCCAATAGGAAGATCCCGTGCAGGATTACGACTATCTTGAGCTGTTGTAGAGATAATATCAAAACCGATATAAGCAAAAAAGGCCATTCCAGCAGCCCGCATAATGCCAGATAAGCCAAACTGACCATATATCCCTGTGTTTGTAGGAATAAATGGATGAAAATTAGACATTTTTATATGAGGAATACAAAATATATAAACGAGTGCAATGACAGTTAATTTTATAAAAACAATAAAATTATTGATCTTCGTAGACTCTTTAGTCCCACACATTAAAAGAGCAGAAACCAAGCTTATAATCACAATAGCTGGTGCATTAACCCAAGCATATGCTTGCGATCCGTCTGCCAGTTTAACGACCGACATAGTAGGGGCAAGAAAGCGTGGGTCAAGAACAATACCCCAGCCAGCCAGCATTGAAGATACATAACCCGACCAGCTGGAGGCGACAGCCGATGCAGCAACGGTGTATTCAAGAACAAGGTCCCAGCCAATAATCCATGCAATAAACTCTCCCATGGATGCATAGGCATAGGAGTAAGCAGAGCCACTGGATGGGATCATCCCTGCGAGTTCACCATAACACAACCCTGCAAAACCACAGGCAATCGCTGCTACAATAAAAGATAATGTAATAGCAGGGCCTGCGTTTTGACCTGCGGCTACTCCAGTTAAAGAAAACAGGCCTGCACCAATAATAATACCAACTCCCATAATGATGAGTTGTTTAGCGGACAGAACTCTTTTCAACCCAGAAGAAGATGACGGTGACGAAACGGGCTTGGTTCGCCATAGCGGGTTGGCCATGAAAGATCCTTTTTGACATGTCGATTTGTTTTTGCCGAGGAGAAGAAACTGCGTTAGATATGAAAGCAAAATCACTCTGGAGAACATCCCACCATGTCACAGCACGCTAACCATTCCCCGACAAATCCTTTTTTTCATGCCTCTCTTAAAGATGTTGATTCAGAAGTTGCTCAAATTCTTAACGATGAGTTGATTCGCCAACAAGATGGCATTGAACTCATTGCGTCAGAGAATATGGCTTCCTTTGCCGTTATGGAAGCGCAAGGCTCTGTATTAACTAATAAATATGCTGAAGGCTTACCCGGTAAGCGTTATTATGGTGGATGTGTTGACGTTGATCGTGTTGAAAACTTAGCCATTGAGCGTCTTAAAAAGATTTTTGGTGCAGAATTTGCGAATGTGCAGCCTCACTCTGGAGCCAATGCGAATCAGGCTGCTTTTATGGCTGTTGCAAAGCCAGGGGATACAATTTTAGGCTTAAGCCTTGCTGCTGGAGGCCATCTTACTCACGGAGCGGCTCCAAATTATTCTGGAAAATGGTTCAATGCAGTCCAATATGGTGTACGTAAGCAGGATGGCTTGATTGATTATGAGCAAATGGAAGAGTTAGCTCGTGAACATAAGCCGAAGATCATTGTTGCTGGTAGCTCGGCCTATCCAAGAATTATTGATTTTGCACGTTTCCGTAAAATTGCTGACGAAGTAGGGGCCTTTTTAATGGTGGATATGGCCCACTTTGCTGGGCTTGTTGCGGCTGGATTATATCCAAACCCATTAGAATTTGCTGATATTGTCACTTCAACCACTCATAAAACCCTTCGTGGACCTCGCGGTGGTGTTATTTTAACCAACAATCCTGACTTGGCTAAAAAAATTAATTCTGCTGTCTTCCCTGGCCTTCAAGGTGGACCTTTAATGCACGTTATCGCAGGGAAGGCCGTTGCTTTTGGAGAAGCTTTAAAAGTAGAGTTCCGTGATTTTCAAAGACGCGTTATTGCCAATGCAAAGGCGCTGGCAGATGAATTACAACAACGTGGTTTTGATATTGTTACGGGCGGAACTGACACGCACTTAATTCTTGTAGATCTCCGCCCTAAGAAAGTTACAGGAAAACTAGCGGAAGAAATTTTAGAAAAAGCTGGTATCACAGCCAATAAAAATGCAATTCCGTTCGATCCAGAAAAGCCATTTGTTACATCAGGTATTCGTCTAGGAAGCCCTGCTGCAACGGCTCGTGGCTTTGGGCAAGAAGAATTCCGTACAATTGCACGTATGATTGATGAAGTTCTGACGGCTGCATTGCAAGATGAGAACAAAGAAGAAGTTACTCAAAAAGTGCATGCAGAAGTAAAAGAACTATGCCGTCGCTTCCCAATTTACTCTAAAGCATCAGCCTAACATTAAAATGCAGTACGTCTTGCGAGACGTACTGCTAATTGACCTCGTTGAGGACGCAAATTAGGGATAATTAAGAAACAATCATCATAAGGTGTTTGGATTAGATCATCTCCATCACGAGCAATGATTGTGCCGGCTTTTGGAATGCAAGTATTTCCTACCCACGTTTCTATAAAATTAAAGTTGCTACTCAGAGCTTTTATGCTATCCGTTGTAATAATCATCTGAGTATTTTTATTTTCTTCTTTTTGTTCTTCTCCAAAATGGATTTTATAATACTTTTTTAAAAGCTCATTAATAACTTTCTCCATCACCAAAACAGTATTAACTTCCCAATGCAATCCTGCCTCTAATAAGCAAGCTCTTCCTGTCCCTGAAGGAGAGGTAAACTTTACATGTTCGATCAGTCTAGATCCGCTTTGATGCATCCAATCTATTAAAATGACTGGTTTATCATTCTCTTCAACTGCAATAGACTTCGCTAAATCAATTGATCTTATATTATTAGGAGTAATAAATAGTGGATCAGATGGCCATAATGTAGAATGAAGGTCGAGTAAAAGATCAGCTCTTTCAATAAAAGGTAATAATTCTTTTGCGCGATTTAATTCAAATGAAGACGATACGCTACGAAGACGATCATTGGACCATAATCGATTTAAATCTTCATCTAAATATCGTGCACGAATTGGGTTTGTAATATCAAATTTCTTAAAAGCTTTTAAATTAGCGGCTATTAAAGTTAAACGCCCAGATTGAGGGAATGGATTTTTTTTCCTTAAGTTCTCAAGGGCATGTCCTCCGGCAAATTCATTTCCATGGACTAGACCCGTAATAACCAAATCAGGGCCATCTTTCCCGGAATCGAAGACAATAACTCCAGATACGCCACTATTAGTTTTTTCCCAAGCAGACATATCCGGCAAAGAAAGACGAACATTGGTAGGAAAAGCAGGTCGACCACATCCAGGCAAATTTTCTTGTAATTGAGGGTACCGTACCCGAAC
Protein-coding sequences here:
- a CDS encoding M14 family metallopeptidase, coding for MSCKAGQKHLPVRVRYPQLQENLPGCGRPAFPTNVRLSLPDMSAWEKTNSGVSGVIVFDSGKDGPDLVITGLVHGNEFAGGHALENLRKKNPFPQSGRLTLIAANLKAFKKFDITNPIRARYLDEDLNRLWSNDRLRSVSSSFELNRAKELLPFIERADLLLDLHSTLWPSDPLFITPNNIRSIDLAKSIAVEENDKPVILIDWMHQSGSRLIEHVKFTSPSGTGRACLLEAGLHWEVNTVLVMEKVINELLKKYYKIHFGEEQKEENKNTQMIITTDSIKALSSNFNFIETWVGNTCIPKAGTIIARDGDDLIQTPYDDCFLIIPNLRPQRGQLAVRLARRTAF
- the glyA gene encoding serine hydroxymethyltransferase produces the protein MSQHANHSPTNPFFHASLKDVDSEVAQILNDELIRQQDGIELIASENMASFAVMEAQGSVLTNKYAEGLPGKRYYGGCVDVDRVENLAIERLKKIFGAEFANVQPHSGANANQAAFMAVAKPGDTILGLSLAAGGHLTHGAAPNYSGKWFNAVQYGVRKQDGLIDYEQMEELAREHKPKIIVAGSSAYPRIIDFARFRKIADEVGAFLMVDMAHFAGLVAAGLYPNPLEFADIVTSTTHKTLRGPRGGVILTNNPDLAKKINSAVFPGLQGGPLMHVIAGKAVAFGEALKVEFRDFQRRVIANAKALADELQQRGFDIVTGGTDTHLILVDLRPKKVTGKLAEEILEKAGITANKNAIPFDPEKPFVTSGIRLGSPAATARGFGQEEFRTIARMIDEVLTAALQDENKEEVTQKVHAEVKELCRRFPIYSKASA